The segment TGAATAACTAAGCTACACACAGGAATTAGCTAGTCTTTTGAAACATTACTATAGAGCTGCTTGCTGCAGCATTTTaactctcctctcttcctccttctgtttaatggattgtggaaatctggatcatggtccatgcctactaattattcacaaatgtctgtcatattcattgaatgtgttgtaactctgtaacgtagtaaacattctgtacacatgacatctattgcgtctgtccatccagggagagggatcctcctctgttgctctcctgaaggtttcttcccttttgcctgtgaaagagttttttctgttttgtttgggagtttttcctgatccgatgtgacaatgtttatatttttattcacatttagcCCTACAATAAATCGCTAATTCTACTGCAGCATCAATGATGGCATGTTAAATATAGTAGATAACATTAAAACTGCTCGTTGCTGAAGAAAAGACACACATATTAAAATGCACAtctaaacacatttttctcactttttcacACCTTAGATGTGGGAACAGAAAATCTGATATCCAAAAATCTAAATGTGTCCTATATCACTGAATGTTGTTTTCCATGAAAGAAATAGGGACATTTTAGGAGAGACAGCGAGTGCGATTACTGACGGTGGCAAGTCTGTAGCAGGCGTCAGTGAGGTGTCGGGACAGCGGCAAGCAAACAACACTCAATCAGCACCCCTGGCTTgttagtttaaatgtatttacatttatttttccttttggcACTTTATGAAATTGTACATGTACAATTGTTGAATAAAGAATGAAATAAAGAGTGGGTGGAGCCACATTTCCTGGGACCACCCAATGTTGTCACCACAGGTCAGCTGCCGTAAATCGATATTTATGATTTTACTTGAGTCAACTCCATCCTACATCCTTCGAGCAACCTCATTGtactttttttcattaattGTATCTATGTATAATTCCATCATACATGGTGTCATACATTGTCATACATGTTTAGCTTAGACTAACAGTGCAGTCTCCTTAAAGTAAAGTATCATAGTGGTGGTATAACAGTATGACATTATATGGTAAAAATTgtaaaagaaatttaaaaaaggctggtacattctaaatgttatggtatatgtgtaatatattaCGAAGTAGCACAATAATATTTAGTATAGTACAGCAGTATTGTGTATTGTAATGATAAGGCCAACTTCTATTTATCGAGCCATCCATTCATTTGTACACTTGGGtattgacaaaagaaaataaagcagCTCCTCTGTGACTGAACTAAAACACATACTATGATAATACCACTGATTTACGGCAGCTGACCTGTCGTAACAACAATGGGTGTTCCCAGGAAATGAGGCTCCACCCACTCAGTTTGACAGCTTCTTGGCGGGTGTCAAACGCGTGCGGCTCACTGTACTGACACCAGACTGACGCCTGCCATTCAATTCAatcctgtttattttgtatagcccagaatcacaaattacaaatttgcctcagaggcctTTGCCACTGCAGTGGAGTGACACAAGGAGGACATTATAATTCTACTCCACTAGCAGTCAGAATCAAATATTGCACATTTTACgccattacatttgttttataacgTTACTATTTTCTTTGCAAATTCagattaatataataataataaacaaccGTATGATCATGAGTTAAATAAAGATTTACAAAAAAAGGTAATTCAATTGAGCCCCACCATAACTAGCTGCTACGTCAACTTGATGTAATGTATCAATAATTATAGTTCAATATCATTGTGCATTATTCAGAATTTTACTTTTGGTtgtattattgatattaatacattttaacttTTACTTTAGAAGATATTTTGAATGcatgattttttatttctagTTCTAGTACTTCTTTCATAGTGATCGTGGCAAGATACTAATAACGTTTGTATAACAGCTTACTAGCGTCAcaatggatgaatagatggaaaTAATGTACAGTAGAGTAAGACAAAAATAAGAGCATTTGATGcaaaaataacaatttatttGAACAAAGATGATGTATTTTACATCAAGTGACCATAACTCAGTGCTTTGATGTCTCCAACGGTTGCATAGCAGCACGGAGAATTGGATAAaaccagagaaaataaataaataacataattaCAAATaggttttaaacatttttaacaaatgtttaaaaaaaacaaaagtttgtTTGGTTCCAAAAGAGGCATAAACTAAACCTCAGATGAAGATCAACTGTCTTCTTTAAGTTTACACTTAAATGGTGATATTTCTCAAACAAAATGTGATGAGTAAAGTTGACGTCACTGACAGAAATTCCTTGGCATTCGTAACTGTGGCCTACCGATAAACTTAACCAACAACTTAATAAACAGTTAATTCACACAATTATGTACCTTAACAAACAAGCAGTGTCGCCTGGCTGGTTGAGTGACAGCTCAAAGTGAAACAGATGAACCTTGAATCTCTGGCTGTCAATGGTGGATAACTCAAAAACTCTACTGGTCGTATGAATACGCTCGCGGCGCTTCCGCTCGTCTTGCATAGGTGGCGAGCTGCTGGTAGTTGCATGCCACCGAAACGGTGCCTCTGCTGGGGCTCATCGACTGGGTCACTGCGCCGTAGGGACACCCGTTGTGCTGCACCAGCACGGGCGGGTGGTGGTGGTAAGCGCCGTAGTGGGAGGGATGGAAGTGGGAGGGCGAGCAGTAGGAACTCACCGGGCCGCTCGGGGACACGCTGCGGGTGTGCCCGGGGATCACCTGGTGTGTCGGGTACGCGGTCGGTTGGGACAGGCTCCAGGAGCTGCCTACGTAAGGCTGCAGGTAGAGCGGCTCGGGATAGTCCGCGGAGCTCCCGGGCAGATAAGGCACGCTCGGGGGGTTGTAGggtctcctcaccctcctccggCGCCGGTAGTTCCCCATGTCAAACATATCCTCAAACGCGGGATCCAGCATCCAATAGTTGCCTTTCCGGTCCCCTCCGTAATCCCTGGGGATCTTAACGAAGCACTCGTTGAGAGACAAATTGTGCCTTATACTATTCTGCCAcccttttttgttcttctcgAAAAAGGGGAACTTGGAGATG is part of the Cyclopterus lumpus isolate fCycLum1 chromosome 7, fCycLum1.pri, whole genome shotgun sequence genome and harbors:
- the foxl2l gene encoding forkhead domain-containing protein, which gives rise to MDAEQKPHADQGVQLLDISSNSPLSKPKGEEETSQQGKPPYSYVALIAMAIKDSQDKRQTLSGIYDYIISKFPFFEKNKKGWQNSIRHNLSLNECFVKIPRDYGGDRKGNYWMLDPAFEDMFDMGNYRRRRRVRRPYNPPSVPYLPGSSADYPEPLYLQPYVGSSWSLSQPTAYPTHQVIPGHTRSVSPSGPVSSYCSPSHFHPSHYGAYHHHPPVLVQHNGCPYGAVTQSMSPSRGTVSVACNYQQLATYARRAEAPRAYSYDQ